The following proteins come from a genomic window of Vidua chalybeata isolate OUT-0048 chromosome 2, bVidCha1 merged haplotype, whole genome shotgun sequence:
- the P2RY8 gene encoding P2Y purinoceptor 8, whose translation MVKNESHLDALTLSMLQNKTVSITLPIVYTVVALVSIPGNLFSLWVLCWHIKPKTPSVIFMINLSITDLMLASCFPFQISYHLQSNHWRFGKTLCSLVTVMFYSNMYSSILTMTFISMERYMGVVHPLKLSKWRRKRYALAACLAMWFSLLLAFYPLETTDLTYEVKELGIITCFDVLKWDMLPTFGAWVAFLLTLFVVLFLIPFVVTVGCYIGIIRKLIQTSSRYGNKQKTRSIYLATIVLLSFITCFAPNNFILFAHMISRLFYSSSLYPAYKLTLCLSCFNNCIDPFIYYFASKEFYQKFMQLFRPKVLLSDSLENRRESLFSGRTMSARSMSSGPMDGLEGVKVNLQRQESVF comes from the coding sequence ATGGTTAAAAACGAATCCCACCTGGACGCTTTGACACTGTCAATGCTCCAGAATAAAACAGTCTCCATCACCCTCCCAATTGTGTATACAGTGGTGGCTCTGGTCAGCATCCCTGGAAACTTGTTCTCCCTTTGGGTGCTCTGTTGGCACATCAAACCCAAAACACCTTCTGTTATCTTCATGATCAACTTAAGCATCACAGACCTTATGCTGGCCAGCTGTTTCCCCTTCCAGATTTCTTATCACCTCCAAAGCAATCACTGGAGATTTGGCAAGACTCTTTGCAGCCTTGTGACAGTGATGTTCTATTCCAACATGTATTCTTCCATACTGACCATGACTTTTATCAGCATGGAGCGGTACATGGGTGTGGTACACCCCTTGAAGTTGAGCaagtggagaagaaaaagatatgCCTTGGCTGCTTGCCTAGCTATGTGGTTTTCCTTGCTACTAGCTTTCTACCCACTAGAAACTACAGACCTGACCTATGAAGTGAAAGAATTAGGGATTATAACCTGTTTTGATGTCCTGAAATGGGATATGCTGCCCACCTTTGGAGCTTGGGTAGCCTTTCTCCTCACTTTATTTGTTGTGCTGTTCCTTATCCCTTTTGTTGTAACAGTTGGATGCTACATTGGTATCATTAGGAAGCTAATTCAGACATCAAGCAGATATGGTAATAAGCAAAAGACTAGATCCATATACCTGGCGACAATTGTCCTTCTGTCCTTCATCACTTGCTTCGCCCCCAATAACTTTATCCTATTTGCACATATGATCAGCCGCCTATTTTACAGCAGCAGTTTGTACCCTGCCTACAAGCTCACCTTGTGCCTCAGTTGCTTCAACAACTGCATAGATCCcttcatttattattttgcatCGAAGGAATTTTACCAGAAATTCATGCAATTGTTTCGCCCTAAGGTACTGCTCAGTGACAGCTtggaaaacaggagagaaagttTATTCTCTGGCAGGACCATGTCAGCCAGATCGATGTCAAGTGGACCTATGGATGGGTTAGAGGGAGTAAAGGTCAATTTGCAAAGGCAGGAAAGTGTTTTTTAG